The sequence CACGACAAGCACAGCCAAACCACCCTCCCCCCCCCCCCCCCCCCCCCCCGCCTACCCTCCCCCTGATCCGTGCTGGGGAGTAGCCTCCCGCACCGCCGCCCTTTCCACCGGGCGGTCGCCAGGCGGGCCGGGCCGGTCGTCAACACGGGGCAACCCCCTCGGGGTGCCCCCGGCCGCCCGTTGCGTTCGTTCCGGAACGCAAAGCGCAAGACCAACACAAGCCCGCTCCGCCCGCGCGAAGCGGCCCGGGCTTGGTTGTCCTCGCGAGCCGGAACCCCCCGAATGCCCCCCACGCCGCTCTTCCCCGCCTTCCTCACCCTCCTCTCCGCGCCCCCGGCAGGCCACCCCGGCATCGCCCTGCTGTACGCCGGCTTCATCGCTCTCATCATTGTCTTCCTCGCCCTCGACCTGGGCGTCTTCCACCGCCGCGCCCACGTCGTCTCGCTCCGCGAAGCCGCCACCTGGTCCGTCGTCTGGGCCACCTGCGCGCTCTCCTTCACCCTCTTCATCTACTTCGCCTACAACGGCCACTGGCTCGGCCTCGGCCTCGACGTCCCAATCGTCGGACGACCCGGCGAGTTCACCACCGTCTCCGGCGCCACCGCCGCCGGCCAGTACCTCGCCGGCTACATCGTCGAGTGGTCCCTCTCCGTCGACAACCTCTTCGTCATCGCCGTCATCTTCTCCTACTTCCGCGTCCCCCCGATGTACCAGCACCGCGTCCTCTTCTGGGGGATCCTCGGCGCCCTGGTCATGCGCGGCGGAATGATCGCCCTCGGCGCCGCCCTCATCCAGCGCTACGCCTGGACCACCTATCTCTTCGGCGGGTTCCTCATCTTCACCGCCATCAAGATGGCCCTCAGCCGCGCCGAGGACACCGACCTCAACAAGAGCCTCTTCGTCCGCATCGTCCGCGCCCTCTTCCCGATCTCCACCCGGCACGACGGCCAGCACTTCTTCACCCGCATCCCCCGCCCCGGTCACGCCGACGCCACGCGCCTCGCCGCCACCCCGCTCTTCCTCGCCCTCATCGTCGTCGAGTTCACCGACCTGGTCTTCGCGGTAGACTCCGTTCCGGCCATCTTCGCCATCACCGGCGACCCCTTCCTCGTCCTCACCTCCAACGTCTTCGCCATCCTCGGCCTCCGCTCCCTCTTCTTCCTCCTCGCCGACATGCTCCGCAGGTTCCACTACCTCAAGCCCGCCCTCGTCCTCATCCTCCTCTTCGTGGGCGTCAAGATGCTCCTCGTTCACACCCAACTCAAGATCAACACCGGCGTTTCGCTCCTCGTCGTCGTCGGCCTGCTCGGCGCGGGGGTCGCCGCCTCCTTCCTCCTTCCCCCCTCCGCCGCCGCCTCCAAGCAGCCATGACCCAGCCTCACACTCATCCCGCCCGAAAGGACCCGGCCATGCCCTACACCAGCCCCATCCGCTACGAAGTCTCCCGGATGCACGCCGCCGCGCTCTACTGCTCCGACGGCCGCCTCGGTGAGCACTTCGACGACTTCCTCCAGAACGGCCTCTCCCTCCCCCGCTACGACCGCCTCTGCCTCCCCGGCGGCCCCGCATGCCTCGCCGGGCACCCGCAGGCCAACCTCGAGGAGCAGGGCGTCGTCGACGAACTCCACTTCCTCGTCGAGGTCCACAAGCTCAAGCGCATCGTCCTCATCGCCCACCAGGGCTGCGCTTTCTACGCCACCCGCCTCGAACTCAAGGAGCCCCGCCTCGAACTCGTCCAGCGCGCCGACCTCGTCCGCGCCGCCGCCTTCGTCCACCGCGTCACCGGCCTCAACCACATCGAGGCCCACTTCGCCCGCCTCACCGACGGCAAGATGATCTTCGAATCCGTGCCCGTCTGATCCTCCGCGCGCCGCCCGCCCGCTCCTCTCCCCGAGGCCGCCATGACACGACTCATCATCACCTGGGGCCTCATCATCGGCCTCGCCAACCTCCTCTGGCTCTACCTCTCCTACTACCTCGGACTCCACACCAGCGGCGTGGTGCTCTTCCAGATCGTCCCCATCGTCTGGCTCGTCATCACCACCGCCGGCATGATCGCCGCCCTCCGCAGCATCCGCCGCGCCCAACCCGACCTGACCTACTCCCGCGGCCTCCTTGCCGGCCTCCTCATCTCGCTCATCACCGCCGCCATCGCCGTCCTCATGCAGGTCGGCTACTACACGCTGATCCACCCGAAGTGGCCCGAGTACATGGTCGAGCAGACCCGCCGTCACTTCGCCGACCTCGGCAAGTCCCAGGCGGAGATCGACCAGGCCGTCGAGACCGCGCGGAGCACCTTCACGCTCCCTGTTTACGCCGCGCAGTCCGCCATCAGCGCGCTCGTGGTGGGCGCCCTCATCACCGCCATCGCCATGGTCTTCCTGCGCGCCCGCCGCACCACGGCCCCCTGAACCCACGCCAGCCTTACCCCGCCCTCGATACCACCACCGCCGACACCGCGAGGAACACCGCGTAACTCCCCAGCAGCAGCGCCCCCTCCCACCGCGAGATCGTCTTTCCGTGCGTCCGGCTGATCGGCACCAGCGCCACCGCCAGCACCGCCATGTACGCCAGCGGCATCTTCAGCGACACATCCACCGTCGGCGGCGCGATCAGCCCCACAAGCCCGAACACCGCCCCCGCGTTGAACAGGCACGACCCGATCGCGTTCCCCATCGCCAAATCCGTCTGACCCTTCCGCACCGCCATCACCCCCGTCACCATCTCCGGCAGCGTCGTCCCCACCGACACGATCGTCACCCCCACGATCGCCGCCGGCACCCCCAGCGCGATCGCGATCCCGGCCGCCCCATCGCTCGCCAGCGAACCGCCCCCCGCCAAGAGCGCCAGCCCGCCCACGAAGCACGTGCCGATCATGATCCAGCTCATCGGCCCCTTCGCCATCATCGGGTCCTCGCCGACCGATTTCTCCTTCGCCCTCCCCCCGGCGCCGCGGGCCGCCATCATCGCCGACATCACCGTCCACACGCTGTACCCGCCGAACACCCCCAGCATCACCCCCACCTCCCACTTCGAGAACCCCCACGTCAGCCCCAGCGCCGCCATGAACACCAGGATCGCCGCGTTCAGCCACACCTCCACGCGCACCAGCCGCTCTTGCACCACCAGCGGCTTCACCAGCGCGCACACCCCAAGCACCAGCGCCATGTTGCAGAGGTTCGCCCCCACCACGTTCCCCAGCGCCAGGTTCCCCCGCCCCTTCCCCGCCGAAATCAGGTTCAGCGCCAACTCCGGCGCGCTCGTCCCCCACGCCACCAGCGTCAGCCCAACCACCAGCGGCGACACATCCAGCCGCCGCGCGGCGTCCACCGCCGCGGCGACCAACAGCCGCCCACCCACCAGCAGCAGCACCAGCCCGCCGCAAAACTGAAGCACGTGCGCAATCACGCTCGCAGCATACCTGCAACGCCACGCCGAAGAGCCGCTTCAAGGACCGCCCCGCGGCTCAGAACGGCACGAAGTGATCCCACGCCCGCCGCACCGCCCGCTCGGGCGTCCGAAGCACCGCAAACCGCTTCGCCGCCGGCGTCTCCACCCCCTCCCGCCGCACCCCCAGGTTCCGCTCGAAGTACGACACCGCCAGCGCGATCCCCGGCATCCACACGTCATCAACCACGATCACCCCGCCCGGCCGCACCATCCGGCACATGTAGTAGGTGTCGATGAAGGCGTTCTCGAAGTGGTGCCCGCCGTCGATGAACGCGAAGTCAAACGGAGCCTCACGCCCGCTCTCCACCGCCCCCGCCAACCCCGGCAGCGCCAGCAGGGAATCCTCGCGGATCACCGCGAGCCGATCGGCGACCCCCGCTCGCTCCGCCGACAGCACCCCCGAGTCACCCCACTGATCCAACTGGAACGGATCGACCGCCACGTGCCGCCACCCCCGCTCCTCCCCCTCAACGCTGAGCATCGCCTCGATGATGAACAGCGCCGAGAGCCCCATCGCGCACCCCACTTCGATCGTCCTCGCCGGCCCCCCCTCGCGCCCCCCACCGCCGCTCAGCTCGCGCACCGCCAGGTCTCGCAGGCACTCCCCCGCACCCTCAGTCAGGCCCGACGGATACACATCAACCGTCCCCCCGGACGCCGTCGGAGCCTTGCCTGATTCATAAAGAGCCTTTCGATGTGCACGCAACGCAGCGATCCGGCTGGATCCCCGATGCGGTGCCGCGGCCGGCATGGAAGTGCTGTGTGCCATCGTGGTACGAACCTCTGTTCGTGATCTCCGGGGTCGGTGGTATCGGCGTCCGGTCGATCGCCGCGTGAGAATGTCGCCGCCACAGCGTCTCCCCCTATCACCGCAAAATCGCCGCAAAACTCAGCACATACCCGCAAGTTACATTGGACGCCGCCCCCGCTCCGGTACACTGCCCTCATGAACCGCCGCGACTTCCTCCGCGCCGCCTCCCTCACCGCCCTCGCCGCGGGCTACTCGCTCGACCCCGCCGAGGCCGCCGCCGCGCTCATCGATGATCCCCCGGCGCCAACCCCGGCTCCCGCCGCCCCCTACCCGCCCCCGTTCGACAGCCACCCCGTCCTCCAGAGCCCCGCCCCCGACGGCATGACCGTCTTCATCTGCGTCAACACCATCTCCACCGCCTGGGTGGAGTTCGGCGAGACCCCCTCCCTCGGCCAGGTCACCCACAGCGCCCTCCACGGCCTCCGCTCCCTCTCCGGCCGCGTCCACCGCATCCGCCTCACGAACCTCAAGCCCGGCACCCGCTACCACTACCGCGTCGTCATCTGCCCCATCTCCTTCCGCAGCGCGTACAGGATCCGCCGCGGCGAGCCCGTCGCCTCCTCCACCTTCTCCTTCACCACCCTCGACGCCGGCCGCGGCCCCAAGGCCACGTTCTCCGTCATCAACGACACCCACGAAAACCCCGAGACCCTCGCCGCCGCCACCTCCTTCCTGAACGCCGCCCCCGCCGACCTCACGTTCTGGAACGGCGACATCTTCAACGACGTCCGCTCCGATCCGCAGATCGTCGAGCAGATTATGCGCCCCCCGCCCAACCTCCCCTACGCCGCGACCTCCCCCCTCTGCTTCGTCAGCGGCAACCACGACGTCCGCGGCATCCACGCCCGCTCCCTCGATGCCTTCATCGATGTCCCCGGTGGCAAGCGCCACTACCTCCTCCGCCAGGGCCCCGTCGCCTTCATCGTCCTCGACACCGGCGAGGACAAGGACGACAACCACCCCGGCTACGCCGGCCTCGGCGAGTTCAGCGCCTACCGCGAATCACAGCGGCTCTGGCTCGACGGCACGCTCAAGGACCCCCTCTTCCGCAGCGCGCCATTCAAGGTCGCCATCCTCCACATCCCCCTCCACGGCAAGGCCAGCAACGCTGACTGCCGCAACAAGTGGCACGCCCCTCTCGCCGCCGCGGGCATCGACCTCGCCATCAACGGCCACGTCCACGAGTTCGCGTACCACCCCCCCGACCGCGACCGCCCCTACGCCCAACTCGTCGGCGGCGGCCCCGCGCCCCCCACCGCCACCGTCATCCGCGCCGCGGCCGACCGCCGCCAACTTCTCGTCACCGTTCTCGACCTCTCCGGCAAGGAGATCGGCTCGTTCCCCTTCCGGCGCACCTGACCCCCAAACCCCGTTCATGCCTCGACGATCACCTCGAACCCGCCGTACATCATGCGCTTTACATCAAAAGGTGTGTTCTTCGGGTTGCACAACGCCGTCAGGCGCGGGTCCTTCATCAAATCCGCGTTGACGCGGTCCCGATGCGCCCGGGACTTGTACACGATCCACGAGAACACCACCGTCTCCCCCTTCTTCGTCTTCAGCACCTTCGGAAACGGCGCCCCCAGCTTCACCGCCAGGTCCTCGCCCACGCACTCGCGGTATTCCAGCGCCCCGTGCTCTTTCCACAACTTCGAGGCCTTCTTCGCCAGCGTCTTGTACGCAGCCATGTTCTTGGTCGCAACCGGGATGACGAACCCATCGACATAACGCGCCATGTGGTCTCTCCAGAGGGGGCACCTGATGCTCAGACGACGACAATGGAGCGGAGGAGACTCGAACTCCCAACTTCCAGCTTGCAAAGCTGGCACTCTACCAATTGAGTTACCGCCCCGCCGCGGCGGAACGTCCCGCCGAGCGTGGTCCATTCTCAGTGCGCCACCTTCCACGGTCAAGCGAGCCCGGTTCCATCACATCCTGCTGCCCCTGCTCCTTGCCTCGTGCCTTTTTCTCACAGCCGCCCTCCCTGCGGCGTCTCCGCAGCCTCCGACCGCACGCGATGCCCGTACCTTCAGGCCTTCTCTCCACGGTTTCCGCTTCGTCAACAGTTTCACCGGCTCGCCCCTCCCCTTCGACGCCCCCGCCCTCGCCGGCCGCCTCAACCTCCCCTCCACGTTCGGCCTCTGCGGCGGCATGTCCGCGGCCGCTGCCGACTACTTCCTCGCCGCGAGGCCGATCCCCTCCCAATTCTCCGTCCCCGCCCGCGGCTCCGCGCTCTACGCGTTCATCTACGCCCGCCAGACCGATTCGCTCGGCGCCGCCTTCTCGCAGGCCTCCAGGTTCGCCCGGTGGATGACCCTCCCCGATTCCGGCCCGGCG comes from Phycisphaeraceae bacterium and encodes:
- a CDS encoding TerC family protein, giving the protein MPPTPLFPAFLTLLSAPPAGHPGIALLYAGFIALIIVFLALDLGVFHRRAHVVSLREAATWSVVWATCALSFTLFIYFAYNGHWLGLGLDVPIVGRPGEFTTVSGATAAGQYLAGYIVEWSLSVDNLFVIAVIFSYFRVPPMYQHRVLFWGILGALVMRGGMIALGAALIQRYAWTTYLFGGFLIFTAIKMALSRAEDTDLNKSLFVRIVRALFPISTRHDGQHFFTRIPRPGHADATRLAATPLFLALIVVEFTDLVFAVDSVPAIFAITGDPFLVLTSNVFAILGLRSLFFLLADMLRRFHYLKPALVLILLFVGVKMLLVHTQLKINTGVSLLVVVGLLGAGVAASFLLPPSAAASKQP
- a CDS encoding DUF4199 domain-containing protein, which produces MTRLIITWGLIIGLANLLWLYLSYYLGLHTSGVVLFQIVPIVWLVITTAGMIAALRSIRRAQPDLTYSRGLLAGLLISLITAAIAVLMQVGYYTLIHPKWPEYMVEQTRRHFADLGKSQAEIDQAVETARSTFTLPVYAAQSAISALVVGALITAIAMVFLRARRTTAP
- a CDS encoding sodium:calcium antiporter; the protein is MIAHVLQFCGGLVLLLVGGRLLVAAAVDAARRLDVSPLVVGLTLVAWGTSAPELALNLISAGKGRGNLALGNVVGANLCNMALVLGVCALVKPLVVQERLVRVEVWLNAAILVFMAALGLTWGFSKWEVGVMLGVFGGYSVWTVMSAMMAARGAGGRAKEKSVGEDPMMAKGPMSWIMIGTCFVGGLALLAGGGSLASDGAAGIAIALGVPAAIVGVTIVSVGTTLPEMVTGVMAVRKGQTDLAMGNAIGSCLFNAGAVFGLVGLIAPPTVDVSLKMPLAYMAVLAVALVPISRTHGKTISRWEGALLLGSYAVFLAVSAVVVSRAG
- a CDS encoding class I SAM-dependent methyltransferase, with protein sequence MRAHRKALYESGKAPTASGGTVDVYPSGLTEGAGECLRDLAVRELSGGGGREGGPARTIEVGCAMGLSALFIIEAMLSVEGEERGWRHVAVDPFQLDQWGDSGVLSAERAGVADRLAVIREDSLLALPGLAGAVESGREAPFDFAFIDGGHHFENAFIDTYYMCRMVRPGGVIVVDDVWMPGIALAVSYFERNLGVRREGVETPAAKRFAVLRTPERAVRRAWDHFVPF
- a CDS encoding metallophosphoesterase, whose protein sequence is MNRRDFLRAASLTALAAGYSLDPAEAAAALIDDPPAPTPAPAAPYPPPFDSHPVLQSPAPDGMTVFICVNTISTAWVEFGETPSLGQVTHSALHGLRSLSGRVHRIRLTNLKPGTRYHYRVVICPISFRSAYRIRRGEPVASSTFSFTTLDAGRGPKATFSVINDTHENPETLAAATSFLNAAPADLTFWNGDIFNDVRSDPQIVEQIMRPPPNLPYAATSPLCFVSGNHDVRGIHARSLDAFIDVPGGKRHYLLRQGPVAFIVLDTGEDKDDNHPGYAGLGEFSAYRESQRLWLDGTLKDPLFRSAPFKVAILHIPLHGKASNADCRNKWHAPLAAAGIDLAINGHVHEFAYHPPDRDRPYAQLVGGGPAPPTATVIRAAADRRQLLVTVLDLSGKEIGSFPFRRT
- a CDS encoding DUF1428 domain-containing protein, whose product is MARYVDGFVIPVATKNMAAYKTLAKKASKLWKEHGALEYRECVGEDLAVKLGAPFPKVLKTKKGETVVFSWIVYKSRAHRDRVNADLMKDPRLTALCNPKNTPFDVKRMMYGGFEVIVEA